A single region of the Streptomyces sp. NBC_01262 genome encodes:
- a CDS encoding ABC transporter ATP-binding protein — protein MTVIATEGLTKRYPRVTALDRLTVDVKPGVTGLVGANGAGKSTLIKLLLGLSSATEGGARVLGLDVATDGAQIRARVGYMPEHDCLPPDVSATEFVVHMARMSGMPATAARERTADTLRHVGLYEERYRPIGGYSTGMKQRVKLAQALVHDPQLVLLDEPTNGLDPVGRDEMLGLIRRVHTDFGISVLVTSHLLGELERTSDHIVVIDGGRLLRADSTSDFTQATASLAVEVTDSEQQLLEKLTAAGLTAHADGRLLLVDIADDDSYDTVRDAVAELGVGLVRMEQRRHRIAEIFRGEGAGHDNHTV, from the coding sequence GTGACTGTGATCGCTACTGAAGGCCTGACCAAGCGGTACCCGAGGGTGACCGCGCTGGACCGGCTGACCGTGGACGTCAAACCTGGGGTGACCGGGTTGGTGGGCGCGAACGGGGCCGGCAAATCTACGTTGATCAAGCTGCTGTTGGGGCTGTCCTCGGCCACCGAGGGCGGCGCTCGGGTGCTCGGACTCGACGTGGCGACCGACGGGGCCCAGATCCGTGCGCGGGTCGGGTACATGCCGGAGCACGACTGCCTGCCGCCTGACGTGTCGGCGACGGAGTTCGTCGTGCACATGGCCCGGATGTCGGGGATGCCGGCGACGGCGGCGCGCGAGCGCACCGCTGACACGCTCCGGCATGTCGGGCTGTACGAGGAGCGGTACCGGCCCATCGGCGGCTACTCGACGGGCATGAAGCAGCGGGTGAAGCTGGCGCAGGCGCTGGTGCACGACCCGCAGCTGGTGCTGCTGGACGAGCCGACGAACGGGCTGGACCCGGTCGGCCGGGACGAGATGCTGGGGCTGATCCGCCGGGTCCACACGGACTTCGGGATCTCGGTGCTGGTGACCTCGCATCTGCTGGGGGAGTTGGAGCGGACCAGCGACCACATCGTCGTGATCGACGGCGGGCGGCTGCTGCGCGCGGACTCGACGAGCGACTTCACGCAGGCGACGGCCTCGCTCGCGGTCGAGGTGACCGACAGCGAACAGCAGTTGCTGGAGAAGCTGACCGCCGCCGGGCTGACCGCGCACGCCGACGGCCGGCTGCTGCTGGTGGACATAGCGGACGACGACTCGTACGACACCGTGCGCGACGCGGTGGCGGAGCTCGGCGTCGGGCTCGTGCGCATGGAGCAGCGCCGCCACCGCATCGCCGAGATCTTCCGGGGAGAGGGAGCGGGCCATGACAACCACACCGTCTGA
- a CDS encoding ABC transporter permease, with the protein MTTTPSDVIHDIGYRHYDGPRLGRAYARRSLYAQSLRGAYGLGRSAKSKVMPMILFAVMCAPAAIIVAVAIGTSMTKLPIEYTRYAIIMQTVISLFLAAQAPQSVSLDLRFKVTPLYFSRPIERIDYVAAKYAALATALFILTAVPVTILYIGALLAKFDFGDATSGFAKALVAELLLSLLYAGLGLLIAALTPRRGFGVAGIIALFTLSFGAVSSVQAVASVQGSESAIAWLGLFSPITLIDGVQTWWLGASSSYVDNAGPSSVLAGCVFLLVLLAVIGGTFGLLMSRYRKVGLS; encoded by the coding sequence ATGACAACCACACCGTCTGACGTCATTCATGACATCGGCTATCGCCACTACGACGGCCCGCGCCTTGGCCGCGCGTACGCCCGCAGGTCGCTGTACGCGCAGAGCCTGCGCGGGGCGTACGGACTTGGCCGGTCGGCGAAGTCGAAGGTCATGCCGATGATCCTGTTCGCGGTGATGTGCGCGCCGGCGGCGATCATCGTGGCGGTGGCGATCGGCACGAGCATGACCAAGCTGCCGATCGAGTACACCCGTTACGCGATCATCATGCAGACGGTGATCAGCCTCTTCCTGGCGGCGCAGGCCCCGCAGTCCGTCTCGCTGGACCTGCGCTTCAAGGTCACGCCGCTGTACTTCTCACGCCCGATCGAGCGGATCGACTACGTCGCGGCGAAGTACGCGGCGCTGGCCACCGCGCTGTTCATTCTCACCGCCGTGCCCGTCACCATCCTCTACATCGGGGCGCTGCTCGCGAAGTTCGACTTCGGCGACGCGACCTCCGGCTTCGCGAAGGCACTGGTCGCCGAGCTGCTGCTGTCGCTGCTCTACGCGGGACTGGGGCTGCTGATCGCGGCGCTGACCCCGCGCCGGGGCTTCGGTGTCGCGGGGATCATCGCCCTGTTCACGCTCTCCTTCGGTGCGGTCTCCAGCGTCCAGGCGGTGGCCTCGGTGCAGGGCAGCGAGAGCGCGATCGCCTGGCTGGGGCTGTTCTCGCCGATCACGCTGATCGACGGGGTGCAGACCTGGTGGCTGGGCGCGAGCTCCTCGTACGTCGACAACGCCGGCCCGTCCTCCGTGCTCGCCGGCTGCGTCTTCCTGCTTGTCCTGCTCGCCGTGATCGGCGGCACGTTCGGCCTGCTGATGAGCCGCTACCGGAAGGTCGGACTGTCGTGA
- a CDS encoding ABC transporter ATP-binding protein yields MTTLSIDHVSRWFGNVVAVNDITMTIGPGVTGLLGPNGAGKSTLINMMGGFLAPSTGSVTLDGAVIWRNEQVYRQIGIVPEREAMYDFLTAREFVVANAELHGLANPGEAARKALATVEMEYAQDRKVATYSKGMRQRVKMASALVHEPDVLLLDEPFNGMDPRQRLQLMDLLRQMGADGRTVLFSSHILEEVEQLASHIEVVVAGRHAASGDFRKIRRLMTDRPHRYLVRSSDDRALASALIADASTAGIELDWQEKALRIQAIDFGGFTELLPRVAREHGIRLYTVSPSDESLESVFSYLVTA; encoded by the coding sequence GTGACCACCTTGTCCATCGACCATGTGTCCCGCTGGTTCGGGAATGTCGTGGCAGTCAATGACATAACGATGACGATCGGCCCGGGCGTGACCGGCCTGCTGGGCCCCAACGGCGCGGGGAAGTCGACGCTCATCAACATGATGGGCGGCTTCCTGGCCCCGTCCACCGGGAGCGTGACCCTGGACGGGGCCGTGATCTGGCGGAACGAGCAGGTGTACCGGCAGATCGGGATCGTGCCGGAACGGGAGGCGATGTACGACTTCCTGACGGCGCGGGAGTTCGTGGTCGCCAACGCCGAGCTGCACGGGCTGGCCAATCCGGGCGAGGCGGCGCGCAAGGCGCTGGCCACGGTGGAGATGGAGTACGCGCAGGACCGCAAGGTGGCGACGTACAGCAAGGGCATGCGGCAGCGGGTGAAGATGGCCTCTGCCCTCGTCCACGAGCCCGATGTGCTGCTGCTGGACGAGCCGTTCAACGGAATGGACCCCAGGCAGCGGCTCCAGCTCATGGACCTGCTGCGGCAGATGGGCGCCGACGGGCGGACCGTGCTGTTCTCCTCGCACATCCTGGAGGAGGTCGAGCAGCTCGCGAGCCACATCGAGGTCGTGGTGGCGGGGCGGCATGCCGCGTCGGGGGACTTCCGCAAGATCCGGCGGCTGATGACGGACCGGCCGCACCGCTATCTCGTACGGTCCAGCGACGACCGGGCACTGGCCTCGGCGCTGATCGCGGACGCGTCGACGGCGGGCATCGAGCTGGACTGGCAGGAGAAGGCGCTGCGCATCCAGGCGATCGACTTCGGCGGCTTCACCGAGCTGCTGCCGCGCGTCGCCCGCGAGCACGGCATCCGGCTCTACACGGTCTCGCCGTCGGATGAGTCCCTGGAGAGCGTCTTCTCCTATCTGGTCACGGCATAA
- a CDS encoding ABC transporter permease subunit, which translates to MYNPTVARLTYKALLGRRRALILFALPVLLILISVAVRLLTGADDSTASSILGGFALATMVPLIGVVAGTGAIGPEIDDGSIVYLLAKPLKRPSIIFTKLVVAIGVSVVFSAVPTIVAGFILNGNSQQMAFAFGAAAAAASVAYSAVFLLLGVITRQAVVFGLVYALVWESLIGSLVPGARTLSVQQWALALAQKIAGDGAGVSSDVGLPMAVVLLVGVTVAGTWFAGQKLRTLVLAGEE; encoded by the coding sequence GTGTACAACCCGACCGTGGCCCGGCTCACCTACAAGGCGCTGCTCGGCCGCCGCAGGGCCCTGATCCTCTTCGCGCTGCCGGTGCTGCTGATCCTGATCTCGGTGGCCGTACGGCTTCTGACCGGCGCCGACGACTCGACGGCGTCCTCGATCCTGGGCGGTTTCGCGCTCGCGACGATGGTGCCGCTGATCGGGGTCGTCGCCGGTACGGGGGCGATCGGGCCGGAGATCGACGACGGGTCGATCGTGTATCTGCTGGCCAAGCCGCTGAAGCGGCCGTCGATCATCTTCACCAAGCTCGTCGTCGCGATCGGTGTCTCGGTGGTCTTCTCCGCCGTGCCGACGATCGTGGCGGGCTTCATTCTCAACGGCAACAGCCAGCAGATGGCGTTCGCCTTCGGCGCTGCCGCTGCCGCCGCCTCGGTCGCGTACAGCGCGGTCTTCCTGCTGCTGGGGGTGATCACGCGGCAGGCGGTGGTCTTCGGGCTGGTCTACGCGCTGGTGTGGGAGTCGCTGATCGGCTCCCTGGTGCCGGGGGCGCGGACGCTGAGCGTGCAGCAGTGGGCGCTGGCGCTGGCGCAGAAGATCGCGGGCGACGGGGCCGGGGTGAGCTCGGACGTGGGGCTGCCGATGGCGGTCGTGCTGCTGGTGGGGGTGACGGTGGCCGGCACCTGGTTCGCGGGGCAGAAGCTGCGGACGCTGGTGCTGGCGGGCGAGGAGTGA
- a CDS encoding YceI family protein, whose protein sequence is MALFGRTKSDTDTATIDGPDLSHLSGTYTIDPTHSEIGFSVRHAMVTTVRGQFAEYDGKLQIDGANPAASTAEVTIKVVSIDTNQEQRDGHLRTGDFFDAESHPEITFTSTAAEQVDAETYRLTGDLTIKGTTKPVTIDFTFNGAAKDLYGNERVGFEGSTTINRTDWGLSYNAALETGGVLIGEKVKLSFDISAIKAA, encoded by the coding sequence ATGGCCCTCTTCGGTCGCACCAAGTCCGACACCGACACCGCCACCATCGACGGTCCGGACCTGTCGCACCTCAGCGGCACGTACACCATCGACCCGACCCACAGCGAGATCGGCTTCTCCGTCCGTCACGCCATGGTGACGACCGTGCGCGGCCAGTTCGCCGAGTACGACGGCAAGCTGCAGATCGACGGCGCCAACCCGGCCGCCTCGACCGCCGAGGTGACGATCAAGGTCGTCAGCATCGACACCAACCAGGAGCAGCGCGACGGCCACCTGCGCACCGGCGACTTCTTCGACGCCGAGTCGCACCCGGAGATCACCTTCACCAGCACGGCCGCCGAGCAGGTCGACGCCGAGACGTACCGCCTCACCGGCGACCTGACGATCAAGGGCACCACGAAGCCGGTCACGATCGACTTCACCTTCAACGGCGCCGCCAAGGACCTCTACGGCAACGAGCGCGTCGGCTTCGAGGGCTCGACGACCATCAACCGCACCGACTGGGGCCTGAGCTACAACGCGGCCCTGGAGACCGGCGGCGTCCTCATCGGCGAGAAGGTCAAGCTCAGCTTCGACATCTCCGCGATCAAGGCCGCCTGA
- a CDS encoding rhomboid-like protein, which yields MVVDDTSHEPGPGPTTKRRRVTLPLRDAARSAVHRAVRFTVSWVRSTPGTHIWLLILAVNSGILAVVSPMARSLLLHHNSTNLIELSAHPVRVLVLSALWIESPSGFAIYFAFYELVHAPAERWLGTARWLVVVAVAHIGATLISQQAVLMGIHDNRLPRSLAHTVDIGVSYGLAGVIGVLTYFLPRRPWPLRWLYAAAALGFFGYPLLSDDRTFTDLGHFSAVLIGFACYALTPQARQADAQELRRSRPRRWRP from the coding sequence ATGGTTGTAGACGACACCAGCCACGAACCCGGCCCAGGTCCGACGACGAAGCGCCGCCGCGTCACACTCCCCCTTCGTGACGCGGCCCGCTCCGCTGTTCACCGCGCCGTCCGGTTCACGGTCTCCTGGGTCCGCTCCACGCCCGGCACCCACATCTGGCTGCTGATCCTCGCCGTCAACAGCGGCATCCTGGCCGTGGTCTCCCCCATGGCCCGCAGCCTTCTGCTGCACCACAACAGCACCAACCTCATCGAGCTGTCCGCGCACCCGGTCCGCGTCCTGGTCCTCAGCGCCCTGTGGATCGAGTCCCCGTCCGGATTCGCGATCTACTTCGCCTTCTACGAGCTGGTGCACGCCCCCGCCGAACGCTGGCTCGGCACCGCCCGCTGGCTCGTGGTCGTGGCAGTCGCGCACATCGGCGCGACCCTGATCAGCCAGCAGGCCGTCCTCATGGGCATCCACGACAACCGGCTGCCCCGCTCCCTGGCCCACACCGTCGACATCGGCGTCAGCTACGGACTGGCCGGCGTCATCGGCGTCCTCACCTATTTCCTGCCCCGCCGCCCCTGGCCGCTGCGCTGGCTCTACGCCGCCGCGGCCCTCGGCTTCTTCGGGTACCCGCTGCTGAGCGATGACCGCACCTTCACCGACCTCGGCCACTTCTCCGCCGTACTGATCGGCTTCGCCTGCTACGCGCTCACGCCGCAGGCCCGGCAAGCAGACGCTCAAGAACTTCGGCGATCCCGTCCTCGTCGTTGGAGGCCGTGA
- a CDS encoding HAD family hydrolase — protein MSQGFHPYGLIATDLDGTLLGSDHQVSPRNREALAAATAAGAAHIVVTGRPASRTLHVFEALGYEGLAVCGQGSEVYHAGERRLLTSVTLDRSSAQLALAKIEAETGPLRLGFVRDGLDGAYLAGPGFQLAWDKPIDGRMTSRDELWAEPLAKIFVQHGDPGVGEDELAAIARAAAGDLVGIVVSGIGIVELLPLGLTKATGLSLAARRLGFKAADTIAFGDMPNDIPMFGWAAYGVAMANAHDELKAVADEVTASNDEDGIAEVLERLLAGPAA, from the coding sequence GTGAGCCAGGGCTTTCATCCGTACGGGCTCATCGCCACCGACCTCGACGGCACGCTGCTGGGCAGCGACCACCAGGTCTCGCCGCGCAATCGTGAGGCGCTCGCCGCGGCCACCGCGGCGGGCGCGGCGCACATCGTGGTCACCGGCCGCCCGGCCTCCCGGACGCTGCATGTCTTCGAGGCCCTGGGCTACGAGGGTCTGGCCGTCTGCGGCCAGGGCTCGGAGGTCTATCACGCGGGCGAACGCCGGCTGCTGACCTCCGTCACCCTCGACCGGTCCTCGGCGCAGCTCGCGCTGGCCAAGATCGAGGCCGAGACCGGCCCGCTGCGTCTCGGTTTCGTACGGGACGGGCTGGACGGCGCCTATCTGGCGGGCCCCGGCTTCCAGCTGGCCTGGGACAAGCCGATCGACGGCCGGATGACGAGCCGGGACGAGCTGTGGGCGGAGCCGCTCGCGAAGATCTTCGTGCAGCACGGGGACCCGGGGGTCGGCGAGGACGAGCTCGCCGCGATCGCGCGCGCGGCGGCCGGGGACCTGGTCGGCATCGTGGTGTCCGGCATCGGGATCGTCGAGCTGCTGCCGCTCGGCCTGACCAAGGCCACCGGGCTGTCGCTGGCCGCCCGCCGGCTGGGGTTCAAGGCGGCGGACACCATCGCGTTCGGCGACATGCCCAATGACATTCCGATGTTCGGATGGGCGGCGTACGGAGTCGCCATGGCCAATGCCCACGACGAGCTCAAGGCCGTCGCGGACGAGGTCACGGCCTCCAACGACGAGGACGGGATCGCCGAAGTTCTTGAGCGTCTGCTTGCCGGGCCTGCGGCGTGA
- the serS gene encoding serine--tRNA ligase, giving the protein MIDLRLLREDPDRVRASQRARGEDVALVDSLLSADERRRSSSHRFDDLRAEQKQLGKLVPKAQGEEKAELLAKTRELSAAVKAADAEQNEAAEEAQRLLLLLGNVVHPDVPVGGEEDFTVLETIGSPRDFAAEGFEPKDHLELGELLGAIDVERGAKVSGSRFYYLTGVGALLELALVNAAIAQATAAGFIPMLTPALVRPRAMEGTGFLGQAAENVYHLEKDDYYLVGTSEVPLAAYHMDEILDAGKLPLRYAGFSPCFRREAGTYGKDTRGIFRVHQFDKVEMFTYIAPEDAEAEHQRLLEWEKQWLTSLGLPFQVIDVATGDLGASASRKFDCEAWIPTQGKYRELTSASNCNEFQARRLSVRLRDEKGTRPLATLNGTLCAVPRTIVALLENHQQADGSVLVPEILRPYLGGREVLEPVAK; this is encoded by the coding sequence GTGATTGACCTTCGCCTGCTTCGTGAGGACCCCGACCGTGTGCGCGCGTCCCAGCGCGCCCGTGGAGAGGACGTCGCGCTTGTCGACTCTCTTCTCTCCGCCGACGAGCGGCGCAGGTCCTCCAGTCACCGCTTCGACGACCTGCGCGCCGAGCAGAAGCAGCTCGGCAAGCTCGTCCCGAAGGCCCAGGGCGAGGAGAAGGCCGAGCTCCTGGCGAAGACGCGCGAGCTCTCCGCCGCCGTCAAGGCCGCCGATGCCGAGCAGAACGAGGCTGCCGAAGAGGCCCAGCGGCTGCTGCTGCTTCTCGGCAACGTCGTGCACCCGGATGTGCCGGTCGGCGGCGAGGAGGACTTCACCGTCCTGGAGACCATCGGCAGCCCGCGCGACTTCGCCGCCGAGGGCTTCGAGCCCAAGGACCACCTGGAGCTCGGCGAGCTCCTCGGCGCGATCGACGTCGAGCGCGGCGCCAAGGTGTCCGGCTCGCGCTTCTACTACCTGACCGGCGTCGGCGCCCTGCTGGAGCTGGCCCTGGTCAACGCGGCCATCGCGCAGGCCACGGCGGCCGGCTTCATCCCGATGCTGACCCCCGCGCTGGTGCGTCCGCGCGCCATGGAGGGCACCGGCTTCCTGGGTCAGGCGGCGGAGAACGTCTACCACCTGGAGAAGGACGACTACTACCTGGTCGGCACCTCCGAGGTCCCGCTCGCCGCTTACCACATGGACGAGATCCTGGACGCGGGCAAGCTGCCGCTGCGCTACGCGGGCTTCTCCCCCTGCTTCCGCCGCGAGGCGGGCACATACGGCAAGGACACCCGGGGCATCTTCCGGGTGCACCAGTTCGACAAGGTCGAGATGTTCACCTACATCGCGCCCGAGGACGCCGAGGCCGAGCACCAGCGGCTGCTGGAGTGGGAGAAGCAGTGGCTGACCTCCCTCGGTCTGCCGTTCCAGGTGATCGATGTGGCCACCGGCGACCTGGGGGCCTCGGCCTCGCGCAAGTTCGACTGCGAGGCGTGGATCCCGACCCAGGGCAAGTACCGCGAGCTGACCTCCGCCTCGAACTGCAATGAGTTCCAGGCCCGGCGGCTGTCGGTGCGGCTGCGCGACGAGAAGGGCACCCGCCCGCTGGCCACGCTCAACGGCACGCTGTGCGCGGTGCCGCGCACCATCGTCGCCTTGCTGGAGAACCACCAGCAGGCCGACGGCTCCGTCCTCGTCCCCGAGATCCTGAGGCCCTACCTCGGCGGGCGCGAGGTCCTGGAGCCGGTCGCCAAGTGA
- the pheA gene encoding prephenate dehydratase, translating to MSPASRYTYLGPEGTFTEAALRTLPEAATRELVPMVSVPAALDAVRNGEAAAALVPIENSVEGGVTATLDELATGAPLAIYREVLLPIAFALLVRPGTKLADVKTVTGHPVAQPQVRKWLAAKLPDAVWESAASNADGARLVQEGRFDGAFAGEFAAATYGLKPLVTAIHDAANAQTRFVLVGRPARPSAPTGADKTSAVFWLGDDHPGALLELLQEFAVRGVNLVRIESRPTGEGIGQYCFSIDAEGHITDRRVGEALMGLKRICPKVRFLGSYPRADEVAPKLRKGTTDAEFTEAADWLSRALDGRG from the coding sequence ATGTCGCCGGCGAGTCGCTACACCTATCTCGGCCCAGAGGGCACCTTCACCGAAGCCGCACTGCGCACGCTGCCGGAGGCGGCGACGCGGGAGCTGGTGCCGATGGTCTCGGTGCCGGCCGCGCTCGACGCGGTACGCAACGGGGAGGCGGCGGCGGCGCTGGTCCCGATCGAGAACTCGGTCGAGGGCGGGGTGACGGCGACCCTCGACGAGCTGGCGACCGGCGCGCCGCTGGCGATCTACCGCGAGGTGCTGCTGCCGATCGCGTTCGCGCTGCTCGTGCGGCCGGGGACGAAGCTGGCGGATGTGAAGACGGTCACCGGGCACCCCGTGGCTCAGCCGCAGGTGCGCAAGTGGCTGGCGGCGAAGCTGCCGGACGCGGTGTGGGAGTCGGCGGCGTCGAACGCGGACGGGGCGCGCCTGGTCCAGGAGGGCCGGTTCGACGGGGCGTTCGCGGGGGAGTTCGCGGCGGCGACGTACGGGCTGAAGCCGCTGGTGACGGCGATCCATGACGCGGCGAACGCGCAGACCCGCTTTGTGCTCGTGGGCCGCCCGGCCCGGCCGTCCGCGCCGACGGGGGCGGACAAGACGTCGGCCGTGTTCTGGCTGGGGGACGACCACCCGGGCGCGCTGCTGGAGCTGCTGCAGGAGTTCGCCGTACGCGGGGTGAACCTGGTCCGGATCGAGTCGCGGCCGACGGGCGAGGGGATCGGGCAGTACTGCTTCTCGATCGACGCGGAGGGCCACATCACGGACCGGCGTGTGGGCGAGGCGCTGATGGGGCTGAAGCGGATCTGCCCGAAGGTCCGCTTCCTGGGGTCGTATCCGCGGGCGGACGAGGTGGCGCCGAAGCTGCGCAAGGGGACGACGGACGCGGAGTTCACCGAGGCCGCGGACTGGCTGAGCCGCGCGCTCGACGGCCGCGGCTGA
- the efeB gene encoding iron uptake transporter deferrochelatase/peroxidase subunit, giving the protein MNEQNTITRRSLLGAAGAAGAAGLVAGGAGGAAAAQTLHDDPTALASVGSATVPFHGDHQAGITTALQARGHLIAFDLAAGAGRKGAAALLRRWSAAAEAMTAGRVPSGDNQIALDAGPSSLTVTFGFGRTFFAKAGLDKQLPGSLAPLPDFSSDELVAAHCDGDLWVQIGSDDGLVAFHALRILQKEAGGAARLRWQMNGFNRTPGATAEPRTARNLMGQIDGTNNPKPSEPTFDRRIFVPASGSDGSPEWMAGGSYAVVRRIRMLLDTWDNLSLERQEKVIGRRKSDGAPLSAGSGGTETTPVDLDKRDADNLLAIASDAHVRVAKPESNGGAAILRRPWSYHDGFRDDGAPDAGLLFVCWQSDPLTGFVPVQRKLDSGDGLSRYLRHESSALFAVPGGAAKGEYVGQRLLET; this is encoded by the coding sequence ATGAACGAACAGAACACCATCACCCGCAGAAGCCTGCTGGGAGCGGCCGGCGCCGCGGGCGCCGCCGGACTCGTGGCGGGCGGCGCGGGCGGTGCCGCCGCCGCGCAGACCCTGCACGACGACCCGACGGCCCTGGCCTCGGTCGGCTCGGCCACCGTGCCGTTCCACGGCGACCACCAGGCCGGCATCACCACCGCGCTCCAGGCCCGCGGCCACCTCATCGCCTTCGACCTCGCCGCCGGCGCGGGCCGCAAGGGCGCCGCCGCGCTGCTGCGCCGCTGGTCGGCCGCCGCCGAGGCCATGACGGCGGGCCGCGTCCCCTCCGGCGACAACCAGATCGCCCTGGACGCCGGGCCGTCCTCGCTCACGGTCACCTTCGGCTTCGGCCGCACCTTCTTCGCCAAGGCGGGCCTGGACAAGCAGCTCCCCGGCTCCCTCGCCCCGCTGCCCGACTTCTCCTCCGACGAACTCGTCGCCGCCCACTGCGACGGCGACCTGTGGGTGCAGATCGGCTCCGACGACGGCCTCGTGGCCTTCCACGCCCTGCGCATCCTCCAGAAGGAGGCGGGTGGCGCCGCGCGCCTGCGCTGGCAGATGAACGGCTTCAACCGCACCCCCGGCGCCACGGCCGAGCCGCGCACGGCCCGCAACCTCATGGGCCAGATCGACGGCACCAACAACCCCAAGCCGAGCGAGCCCACCTTCGACCGGCGGATCTTCGTCCCCGCCTCCGGTTCCGACGGCTCCCCGGAGTGGATGGCAGGCGGCTCCTACGCCGTCGTACGCCGTATCCGCATGCTCCTCGACACCTGGGACAACCTCTCCCTGGAGCGTCAGGAGAAGGTCATCGGCCGCCGCAAGTCCGACGGCGCCCCCCTGTCCGCCGGCTCCGGCGGTACGGAGACGACCCCCGTCGACCTCGACAAGCGCGACGCCGACAACCTCCTCGCTATCGCGTCCGACGCCCACGTACGCGTCGCCAAGCCCGAGTCCAACGGCGGCGCCGCCATACTGCGCCGCCCCTGGTCCTACCACGACGGCTTCCGCGACGACGGCGCCCCCGACGCCGGCCTGCTCTTCGTCTGCTGGCAGTCCGACCCCCTCACCGGCTTCGTCCCCGTCCAGCGCAAGCTCGACAGCGGCGACGGCCTGTCCCGCTACCTTCGGCACGAGTCCAGCGCCCTGTTCGCCGTACCGGGCGGCGCGGCCAAGGGCGAGTACGTGGGCCAGCGCCTCCTGGAGACGTAG